A window of Jannaschia sp. M317 contains these coding sequences:
- the lpdA gene encoding dihydrolipoyl dehydrogenase, with translation MANSFDLIVIGSGPGGYVAAIRAAQLGLKVACVEREHLGGICLNWGCIPTKAMLRSSEVFHLMHRAKEFGLKAEKIDYDLDAVVQRSRGVAKQLSGGIGHLFKKNKVTVVMGEAKLAGKGKVSVKTDKGTEELTAKNVIVATGARARNLPGLEADGKRVWNYKTALMPPHMPKKLLVIGSGAIGIEFASFYNTLGADTTVVEVMDRVLPVEDEEISKFAKKQFEKQGMKILQKSTVKSLDRKADKVIATIESGGKSDTHEFDTVISAVGIVGNVENLGLEELGVKIDRTHVVVDEYCGTGVEGLYAIGDIAGAPWLAHKASHEGVMVAEKIAGKSVHPIRPESIAGCTYCHPQVASVGLTEAKAKEAGYDIKVGRFPFIGNGKAIALGEPEGMIKTVFDKKTGELLGAHMVGAEVTELIQGYVIGRQLETTDEDLAHTVFPHPTLSEMMHEAVLDADGRAIHF, from the coding sequence ATGGCCAATTCCTTCGACCTTATCGTGATCGGCTCCGGCCCTGGTGGCTATGTGGCCGCCATACGCGCGGCGCAGCTGGGGCTGAAGGTCGCCTGCGTCGAGCGGGAGCATCTGGGCGGTATCTGCCTGAACTGGGGCTGTATCCCGACCAAGGCGATGCTGCGGTCGTCCGAGGTGTTCCACCTGATGCACCGCGCCAAGGAATTCGGGCTGAAGGCGGAAAAGATCGACTATGATCTGGACGCCGTGGTCCAGCGGTCGCGCGGCGTGGCCAAACAGCTGTCGGGCGGGATCGGCCACCTGTTCAAGAAGAACAAGGTCACCGTCGTCATGGGCGAGGCCAAGCTGGCAGGCAAGGGCAAGGTTTCGGTCAAGACCGACAAGGGCACCGAAGAGCTGACGGCGAAGAACGTGATCGTCGCCACCGGCGCGCGGGCCCGCAACCTGCCGGGGCTGGAGGCGGACGGCAAGCGCGTCTGGAACTACAAGACCGCGCTGATGCCGCCGCATATGCCCAAGAAGCTGCTGGTCATCGGATCGGGCGCCATCGGCATCGAATTCGCCAGCTTCTACAACACGTTGGGGGCTGACACGACGGTGGTCGAGGTGATGGATCGCGTGCTGCCGGTGGAGGACGAGGAGATTTCCAAGTTCGCCAAGAAGCAGTTCGAGAAGCAGGGAATGAAGATCCTGCAGAAATCGACCGTCAAGTCGCTGGACCGCAAGGCCGACAAGGTGATCGCCACCATCGAGTCCGGCGGCAAGTCCGACACGCATGAATTCGACACCGTGATTTCCGCCGTGGGCATCGTCGGCAACGTCGAGAACCTGGGCCTCGAAGAGCTGGGCGTGAAAATCGACCGGACCCATGTGGTCGTGGACGAATACTGCGGCACCGGGGTCGAGGGGCTGTATGCCATCGGCGACATCGCGGGCGCGCCCTGGCTGGCGCACAAGGCCAGCCACGAGGGGGTCATGGTGGCCGAAAAGATCGCGGGCAAGTCGGTGCATCCGATCCGCCCCGAAAGCATCGCAGGCTGCACCTATTGCCATCCGCAGGTGGCCAGCGTCGGTCTGACCGAGGCGAAGGCCAAGGAAGCGGGCTATGACATCAAGGTCGGTCGTTTCCCCTTTATCGGCAACGGCAAGGCGATTGCCCTGGGCGAGCCGGAGGGCATGATCAAGACCGTTTTCGACAAGAAGACGGGCGAGCTGCTGGGGGCGCACATGGTCGGGGCCGAGGTGACCGAGCTGATCCAGGGCTATGTCATCGGCCGTCAGCTGGAGACGACGGACGAGGATCTGGCGCATACCGTGTTCCCGCATCCGACCCTGTCGGAAATGATGCACGAGGCCGTGCTGGACGCCGACGGGCGGGCCATCCACTTCTGA